The following proteins are encoded in a genomic region of Magnolia sinica isolate HGM2019 chromosome 1, MsV1, whole genome shotgun sequence:
- the LOC131238629 gene encoding putative zinc finger protein CONSTANS-LIKE 11 yields the protein MDPLCDFCGAQRPMVYCRSDTARLCLSCDSYIHSANALSRRHLRSVICDICNSQPAIVRCLEDKVSLCQSCDCRGSAGVGPGHRQETVNCYSGCPSSADLSRFWSCGLDAPTVSEVDGSWGSGLMTTINENCVSNGWEQGEDGSSVGLSMELNDLGCCGKLEPWMDSSSMVPNLNYMPCCGDQQTFQKDPNQSKLGCSPFTDLGICDGDDICEGFNIDDVAVCFGNSDETFGCSQSHSRDLIEDTGTDCLFMENFLVADCYSPIENAIEASSWGQHDCMAHQSSHVVGPAGMVQAASSNTDRVLLNPYCNRNISPGFPAKHSRMSLLASNLTSENGAVDYQDGGESLIFLTGKSPWASNLETTCPQARHKAKIRYNEKKKTRMFGKQIRYASRKARADTRKRVKGRFVKAGEAYDYDPLVGRTC from the exons ATGGATCCGTTATGTGACTTTTGTGGGGCCCAAAGGCCGATGGTCTACTGCCGATCGGATACGGCCCGCCTCTGCCTATCATGTGATAGCTACATCCACTCAGCAAACGCCTTGTCTAGGCGCCATCTCCGATCGGTTATATGTGATATATGCAACTCGCAGCCCGCGATTGTTAGGTGCTTAGAAGATAAGGTGTCTCTTTGTCAGAGCTGTGATTGCCGCGGTTCTGCGGGCGTGGGGCCCGGGCATAGGCAGGAGACGGTGAATTGTTATTCGGGTTGTCCTTCGTCGGCGGACCTATCGAGGTTTTGGTCTTGTGGTCTCGATGCTCCGACGGTGAGCGAGGTGGATGGGAGCTGGGGGTCAGGGTTGATGACTACTATAAATGAGAATTGCGTGAGCAACGGGTGGGAACAAGGCGAAGATGGGAGCTCGGTTGGATTGTCAATGGAATTGAATGATTTGGGTTGTTGTGGAAAATTAGAACCTTGGATGGATTCGTCTTCTATGGTGCCGAATTTGAATTATATGCCATGCTGTGGAGATCAACAGACATTCCAGAAGGACCCAAACCAATCGAAG TTGGGCTGTTCTCCATTCACAGATCTTGGAATTTGTGATGGTGATGATATTTGTGAAGGCTTCAACATAGATGATGTTGCCGTGTGTTTCGGAAACAGCGATGAGACGTTTGGCTGTTCGCAGAGTCATTCAAGAGATCTTATCGAGGATACAGGAACGGACTGTTTGTTTATGGAGAACTTCTTGGTTGCTGATTGTTACTCTCCCATTGAAAATGCCATAGAG GCATCATCTTGGGGGCAACATGATTGCATGGCCCATCAATCTTCTCATGTTGTTGGGCCTGCCGGCATGGTGCAAGCTGCCAGCAGCAATACAGATAGGGTACTACTGAATCCTTATTGCAACAGAAACATCAGCCCAGGCTTCCCTGCTAAACATTCTAGGATGTCGCTTTTGGCGTCAAACCTTACCAGTGAAAATGGGGCTGTGGATTATCAAGATGGTGGAGAATCACTGATTTTTCTCACGGGCAAATCGCCATGGGCTTCCAACTTGGAGACTACATGCCCGCAGGCCAGGCACAAAGCGAAGATACGATACAATGAGAAAAAGAAAACTCGAAT GTTTGGGAAACAAATAAGGTATGCTTCCCGCAAAGCCAGAGCAGATACCAGAAAGCGCGTGAAAGGAAGGTTTGTGAAGGCTGGCGAGGCATATGATTATGACCCTCTTGTGGGAAGAACCTGTTGA